The Aureimonas mangrovi genome includes a region encoding these proteins:
- a CDS encoding prephenate dehydratase yields the protein MKGPTGRISFQGEFGANSDTACRNAYPQMQPLPCATFEDAFAALTKGEADLAMIPIENTLAGRVADVHHLLPPSGLRIVAEYFLPIRFQLMGKRGVELSEIREVHSHIHALGQCRGIIRANGWKPVVAGDTAGAARMVSELPGRDAAALAPRLAAELYGLDILAENVEDAEHNTTRFVVLSRAGEDDRELWASAGNGLTVTTFVFEVRNIPAALYKALGGFATNGVNMTKLESYQLGGQFTATQFYADVEGHPDDTGLANALEELAFFTKRLTILGVYPAAPERP from the coding sequence CTGAAGGGGCCGACCGGCCGGATCTCCTTCCAGGGCGAGTTCGGCGCCAATTCAGACACCGCCTGCCGCAACGCCTACCCGCAGATGCAGCCGCTACCGTGCGCGACCTTCGAGGACGCCTTCGCCGCGCTGACCAAGGGCGAAGCCGACCTTGCGATGATCCCGATCGAAAACACACTGGCGGGGCGCGTGGCGGACGTCCACCATCTGCTGCCGCCGAGCGGGCTGCGCATCGTCGCAGAATACTTCCTGCCGATCCGTTTCCAGCTCATGGGAAAGCGCGGCGTCGAACTGTCCGAAATCCGCGAGGTCCACAGCCACATCCACGCGCTCGGCCAGTGCCGCGGCATCATCCGCGCCAATGGCTGGAAGCCCGTGGTGGCGGGCGACACCGCAGGGGCGGCGCGCATGGTCTCGGAACTGCCGGGCCGCGACGCAGCCGCGCTCGCGCCGCGTCTGGCCGCCGAACTCTACGGTCTCGACATCCTCGCTGAGAACGTCGAAGACGCCGAACACAACACGACGCGCTTCGTCGTCCTGTCGCGAGCCGGGGAGGACGATCGGGAACTCTGGGCGTCCGCCGGCAACGGCCTGACCGTCACCACTTTCGTCTTTGAGGTCCGCAACATCCCGGCCGCGCTCTACAAGGCGCTCGGCGGTTTCGCCACAAACGGCGTCAACATGACCAAACTCGAAAGTTACCAGCTCGGCGGGCAGTTCACCGCCACGCAGTTCTACGCAGATGTGGAAGGGCACCCCGATGATACGGGGCTTGCCAACGCGCTGGAGGAACTCGCCTTCTTCACCAAGCGCCTGACGATCCTCGGCGTCTATCCGGCCGCCCCCGAACGCCCCTGA
- a CDS encoding DUF1127 domain-containing protein — MISRLASHLRNYRAYSQSVMALREMDDRMLADIGVMRGDIGRAVRSGRR; from the coding sequence ATGATTTCCCGCCTCGCCTCCCACCTCCGCAACTATCGCGCCTACTCGCAGAGCGTTATGGCGCTGCGCGAGATGGACGACCGCATGCTCGCCGACATCGGCGTGATGCGTGGCGACATCGGCCGCGCCGTCCGTTCGGGCCGCCGCTGA
- a CDS encoding mechanosensitive ion channel family protein, whose product MPNIQRLLLALLAVCLAGVAASAQEGEPEVFPAPWINRGLEPAGELDRSTPRATLEGFFESAEAGDYERAAHFLNLGRLSDEEQRERGPVLANQLQEVLTRKVWLDWNTFPDRPDALDAFASADAANVGVPRRSLRIGVVDARERPVELRVNRYQVEDEEPVWLISDRTVAYAPALYELYGPGRLEEMLPQSLRAEAFWALPYWQIIAIPVISALAAFVGFVVHRAVEGVGKALRGRLTRWPGLRWLPQIVCHSAMPVALFAGASLIALCNAQFLTFSGPANSALTALITIVLVIAGALVVLRVIGTILDIVTSNFVASIDEDENSESRELYTNISVARRIVILVAFLIGAAVVVFQLNLSQTLGISLLASAGVVSLIFGFAAQAVLGNILASLQIAIAKPIRIGDTVVYEGEWGYVEEINYTYVLIRIWDKRRLVVPVLHFVSAPFENWSIRNTAMTKPIILRLDPTADIERLREVFRQMVEGDEDWDRVGEPQVYVTGQDENAVTVRFTASARNPTIGWELECRLREKLLAFLRDEEGGRWLAREREQKLDPEGRPALRAPSEPEAAPAG is encoded by the coding sequence ATGCCCAATATCCAACGGCTTCTCCTCGCTTTGCTCGCGGTCTGCCTTGCTGGCGTCGCGGCCTCTGCGCAGGAAGGTGAGCCGGAAGTGTTTCCGGCCCCCTGGATCAATCGAGGGCTCGAGCCGGCTGGCGAACTCGATCGCTCGACGCCTCGGGCAACGCTGGAAGGCTTCTTCGAAAGCGCCGAGGCCGGCGACTACGAGCGCGCCGCCCACTTCCTCAATCTCGGTCGTCTGTCCGACGAGGAGCAGCGCGAGCGCGGGCCGGTGCTCGCCAACCAGCTTCAGGAAGTTCTCACCCGGAAAGTCTGGCTCGACTGGAACACCTTTCCGGACAGGCCCGACGCGCTTGACGCCTTCGCATCGGCGGATGCCGCCAATGTCGGTGTCCCCCGCCGCTCCCTGCGCATCGGCGTGGTTGATGCCCGAGAGCGGCCGGTGGAACTGCGCGTCAACCGCTATCAGGTGGAAGACGAGGAACCGGTCTGGCTGATCTCGGACAGGACGGTTGCCTACGCACCAGCGCTCTACGAGCTCTACGGGCCGGGCCGGCTGGAAGAGATGCTGCCGCAATCGCTGCGCGCCGAAGCGTTCTGGGCGCTGCCCTACTGGCAGATCATCGCCATTCCGGTGATCTCCGCGCTCGCTGCGTTTGTCGGTTTCGTCGTTCACCGCGCGGTGGAAGGCGTGGGCAAAGCGTTGCGCGGCCGTCTCACGCGGTGGCCGGGCCTGCGCTGGCTGCCGCAGATCGTCTGCCATTCGGCGATGCCCGTCGCGTTGTTTGCCGGCGCCTCGCTGATCGCACTATGCAACGCTCAGTTCCTCACCTTCTCGGGGCCGGCCAATTCGGCCCTCACGGCGCTGATCACCATCGTCCTCGTCATCGCAGGAGCGCTCGTCGTCCTGCGGGTGATCGGCACCATACTCGATATCGTCACGTCCAATTTCGTCGCTTCAATCGACGAGGACGAGAACAGCGAGTCTCGCGAACTCTACACCAACATATCCGTTGCCCGGCGCATCGTCATCCTCGTCGCCTTCCTGATCGGGGCTGCGGTCGTCGTCTTTCAGCTCAACCTGTCGCAGACGCTCGGCATCTCGCTTCTCGCCTCGGCCGGCGTCGTCTCGCTGATCTTCGGCTTTGCTGCGCAAGCCGTCCTCGGCAACATCCTCGCCAGCCTCCAGATCGCCATCGCCAAGCCGATCCGCATCGGTGACACGGTCGTCTACGAGGGCGAGTGGGGCTACGTGGAAGAGATAAACTATACGTACGTCCTTATCCGCATCTGGGACAAAAGGCGGCTCGTCGTGCCGGTGCTGCACTTCGTCAGCGCGCCCTTCGAGAACTGGTCGATACGCAACACGGCCATGACGAAGCCCATAATCCTTCGTCTCGATCCAACGGCTGACATCGAGCGCCTCCGTGAGGTCTTTCGTCAGATGGTGGAGGGAGACGAGGACTGGGATCGCGTGGGCGAGCCGCAGGTCTACGTGACAGGGCAGGACGAGAACGCCGTCACGGTCCGCTTCACGGCCTCCGCCCGCAACCCGACCATCGGGTGGGAGCTCGAATGCCGCCTGCGCGAGAAGCTCCTCGCCTTCCTGCGCGACGAGGAGGGTGGACGATGGCTGGCGCGCGAGCGCGAGCAGAAGCTCGATCCGGAAGGGCGGCCGGCCTTGAGGGCGCCGTCCGAGCCGGAAGCGGCACCGGCCGGCTGA
- the nudC gene encoding NAD(+) diphosphatase → MSRALGFTANTLIRLAEERDGDTLAKALGHPAARFYLSGEGRFLARGAEEAPEPAFTLDEARRLGVNETEATLLGWTPGSHEPRFAAALPGGFAPEEGSLLDLRTLGMRGLLSPDIEGQLAQALHFLNWHHRTRFCGVCGGRTTPEHAGYRRRCLECGTHHFPRTDPVVIMLVRDGQGRGLLGRQHHFAPGMWSCLAGFLEPGETLEDAVRRETQEESGISVGAVAYVASQPWPFPGSLMIGCVGEALTTDISVQDSELEDCRWFEPDEMRAMLSRSHADGLFMPPDYAIANTLIRQTCGG, encoded by the coding sequence GTGAGCCGGGCTCTCGGCTTTACGGCCAACACGCTGATCCGACTTGCTGAGGAACGCGACGGCGACACGCTCGCGAAGGCGCTCGGCCATCCGGCGGCGCGCTTCTACCTCTCCGGCGAGGGACGCTTTCTCGCCCGGGGCGCCGAGGAAGCTCCCGAGCCGGCCTTCACGCTGGATGAGGCGCGCCGCTTGGGCGTAAACGAGACCGAGGCGACGCTGCTCGGCTGGACGCCGGGCTCGCACGAGCCACGCTTTGCAGCCGCGCTGCCGGGCGGCTTCGCGCCCGAAGAGGGCAGCCTTCTGGATCTGCGCACCCTTGGAATGCGCGGCCTTCTCTCGCCGGACATTGAGGGGCAGCTCGCCCAGGCGCTGCATTTTCTGAACTGGCATCACCGCACGCGCTTCTGCGGCGTTTGCGGCGGTCGTACGACGCCCGAACACGCCGGTTACCGGCGCCGCTGCCTCGAATGCGGAACGCACCACTTCCCGCGCACAGATCCCGTCGTCATCATGCTCGTGCGAGATGGCCAGGGCCGTGGGCTTCTCGGACGCCAGCATCATTTCGCGCCGGGCATGTGGTCGTGTCTGGCCGGCTTCCTCGAGCCCGGCGAGACGCTGGAGGATGCCGTGCGTCGGGAGACGCAAGAAGAGAGCGGCATCTCGGTCGGCGCCGTCGCCTATGTCGCCTCGCAGCCTTGGCCATTTCCCGGCTCGCTGATGATCGGCTGCGTCGGCGAGGCGCTGACCACCGACATTTCCGTTCAGGATTCGGAGCTGGAGGACTGCCGCTGGTTCGAGCCGGACGAGATGCGCGCGATGCTCTCGCGCAGCCATGCCGACGGTCTCTTCATGCCGCCGGACTACGCGATCGCCAACACGCTCATCCGACAGACCTGCGGTGGCTGA
- a CDS encoding HIT family protein, which produces MQTFTLDPRLAADTLPVARMPSSELRLMNDRRWPWLILVPAQGGLEELFDLPAAAQAALNDDTMRVAQVLKRITGAQKINVGALGNIVRQLHVHVVARSEGDAGWPGPVWGHGKAEPYDARDLQAMTARLRGAMGAAS; this is translated from the coding sequence ATGCAGACCTTCACGCTCGACCCGCGACTTGCCGCCGACACGCTGCCCGTCGCGCGAATGCCCTCGAGCGAACTGCGCCTGATGAACGATCGGCGCTGGCCCTGGCTGATCCTCGTCCCCGCACAGGGCGGACTGGAGGAGCTGTTCGACCTGCCGGCCGCCGCACAAGCCGCTCTCAACGACGACACGATGCGCGTGGCGCAGGTCCTGAAGCGGATCACCGGGGCCCAGAAGATCAATGTCGGCGCCCTCGGCAACATCGTGCGCCAACTTCACGTCCATGTGGTTGCGCGCAGCGAGGGCGACGCCGGCTGGCCGGGCCCGGTTTGGGGACACGGCAAGGCCGAGCCTTATGATGCTCGAGACTTGCAGGCCATGACGGCGCGTCTGCGCGGCGCGATGGGAGCGGCTTCGTGA
- a CDS encoding methyltransferase family protein yields the protein MALTQYQRRRRHILAAMIVAAFAALVTVQSAWNYTGHEAVESIGLALILAGILGRIWCTFYIGGRKAAEIVDIGPYSISRNPLYVFSSIAAAGVGAQTGSIILALVFFGGAVAAFHMVIRKEEAFLAEKFGATYTDYIARVPRFWPAFGRFRDAQAVSVPLSRVYTTLADGLVFLLAIPAFELIEELQETGAIIAQASLY from the coding sequence ATGGCCTTGACCCAGTACCAGCGTCGCCGCCGGCATATCCTGGCCGCGATGATCGTCGCCGCCTTCGCCGCCCTCGTCACGGTTCAGTCGGCCTGGAACTACACCGGGCACGAGGCGGTCGAATCGATCGGCCTCGCGCTGATCCTCGCCGGCATCCTCGGCCGGATCTGGTGCACCTTCTATATCGGCGGGCGCAAGGCGGCTGAGATCGTCGACATCGGTCCCTACTCGATCAGCCGCAACCCGCTCTACGTCTTCTCCTCGATCGCCGCCGCCGGCGTGGGCGCCCAGACCGGCAGCATCATCCTGGCGCTCGTCTTCTTCGGCGGCGCCGTCGCCGCCTTCCACATGGTGATCCGCAAGGAGGAAGCCTTCCTCGCGGAGAAGTTCGGCGCGACCTACACGGACTATATTGCCAGGGTGCCGCGCTTCTGGCCGGCCTTCGGCCGCTTCCGCGACGCGCAGGCCGTGAGCGTGCCCCTGTCGCGCGTCTACACCACGCTTGCCGACGGGCTCGTCTTCCTGCTCGCCATCCCCGCCTTCGAACTCATCGAGGAGTTGCAGGAGACGGGTGCGATCATCGCCCAGGCCAGCCTCTACTGA
- a CDS encoding DNA polymerase III subunit gamma/tau produces the protein MTSERDESTGTAGQGPYRVLARKYRPQSFADLIGQEPMVRTLTNAFDAGRIAQAWMLTGVRGVGKTTTARILARALNYETETVDRPTIHMEAEGVHDRAIMEGRHVDVVEMDAASHTGIDDIREIIAQVRYRPVSARYKVYIIDEVHMLSTQAFNGLLKTLEEPPEHVKFVFATTEIRKVPITVLSRCQRFDLRRVPSAEMMAHLSKVLDAESVEVEEEALRILARASEGSVRDALSLTDQAIAHGAGLVTAGEVRDMLGLADRVRVIDLFETLMRGNASAAIAELREQYASGADPVVVLTDLADFTHLVTSLRFVPESGDDASLSPAEAERGRRFATELSVRTLSQVWQMLLKAIEEARLAASPRQAAEMALIRIAHAADLPDPEDLMRMLAGGEAPALPAAAPSASATPVPSLPAAPRGAAASAPSSLVSSSPPSAPAPASSAGSAPSTSYPSLPQGGGPTASLSRLGSGGGPNLALMMRAAPPSVAPRVEAQQVEESDLPTSLAGLEALANEKRDSLMRARIRRYLRLASIEPGRIEAALADGAPATFANDLSRKLHDWTGRRYVVSLVSQGGGETLEERDARRRAERIADAASHPDIAAILAAVPGAEIREVRMRGESDEPDEPVMPEPPALADEVDLPERFDMAEDDEAPFGQAGEEEPADEIFDPIDPTDDEDDDR, from the coding sequence ATGACGAGCGAGCGGGACGAAAGCACAGGCACGGCGGGGCAGGGTCCCTACCGCGTGCTCGCCCGCAAGTATCGACCGCAGAGCTTCGCCGACCTCATCGGCCAGGAGCCGATGGTGAGGACGCTTACCAACGCCTTCGATGCGGGGCGGATCGCGCAAGCCTGGATGCTGACGGGCGTGCGCGGTGTGGGCAAGACGACGACCGCCCGCATCCTCGCCCGCGCCCTGAACTACGAGACCGAAACGGTGGATCGCCCGACGATCCACATGGAGGCCGAAGGCGTCCATGACCGCGCCATCATGGAAGGGCGCCACGTCGACGTCGTGGAGATGGACGCCGCATCGCACACCGGCATCGACGACATCCGCGAGATCATCGCGCAGGTCCGCTACAGGCCCGTCTCGGCGCGCTATAAGGTCTACATCATCGACGAGGTCCACATGCTGTCGACGCAGGCCTTCAACGGCCTGCTGAAGACGCTGGAGGAGCCGCCCGAGCATGTGAAGTTCGTGTTCGCGACGACCGAGATCCGCAAGGTGCCGATCACGGTGCTGTCGCGCTGCCAGCGCTTCGACCTGAGGCGCGTGCCCTCCGCGGAGATGATGGCCCATCTGTCGAAGGTGCTCGATGCCGAGAGCGTCGAGGTGGAAGAGGAGGCGCTGCGCATCCTCGCCCGCGCCTCCGAGGGCTCGGTGCGTGACGCGCTCTCGCTGACCGATCAGGCGATCGCGCATGGCGCGGGGCTCGTCACGGCCGGCGAGGTGCGCGACATGCTCGGTCTTGCGGATCGCGTGCGCGTCATCGACCTGTTCGAGACTCTGATGCGGGGCAATGCGAGCGCTGCCATCGCCGAACTGCGCGAGCAGTATGCCAGCGGCGCCGATCCGGTCGTCGTCCTCACCGACCTTGCCGACTTCACCCATCTCGTCACCTCGCTGCGCTTCGTACCCGAATCCGGCGACGATGCGTCGCTTTCACCGGCCGAGGCCGAGCGCGGACGGCGCTTCGCCACCGAACTCTCCGTGCGCACGCTTTCCCAGGTCTGGCAGATGCTGCTGAAGGCGATCGAGGAGGCGCGCCTTGCCGCCTCGCCGCGGCAGGCGGCCGAGATGGCCCTGATCCGCATCGCGCATGCTGCCGATCTACCCGATCCCGAGGATCTGATGCGCATGCTGGCGGGCGGCGAGGCACCGGCCTTGCCGGCCGCAGCACCCTCGGCTTCCGCCACCCCGGTGCCGTCCTTACCCGCGGCGCCGCGTGGGGCCGCAGCGTCCGCGCCTTCGTCGCTCGTGTCGTCTTCACCCCCTTCCGCTCCGGCGCCCGCCTCGTCCGCCGGCTCCGCACCGTCCACCAGCTATCCCTCGCTGCCGCAGGGCGGCGGGCCGACGGCCAGCCTCTCGCGCCTCGGCTCCGGCGGCGGGCCGAACCTTGCCCTGATGATGCGTGCCGCCCCGCCCAGCGTCGCACCGCGCGTGGAAGCGCAGCAGGTCGAGGAGAGCGACCTGCCGACCTCGCTCGCCGGCCTCGAGGCGCTGGCCAACGAGAAGCGTGATTCGCTGATGCGCGCTCGTATCCGCCGCTATCTGCGCCTGGCTTCCATCGAGCCGGGCCGTATCGAGGCCGCGCTCGCGGACGGTGCCCCCGCGACCTTTGCCAACGACCTCTCGCGCAAGCTACATGACTGGACGGGCCGGCGCTACGTCGTCTCGCTCGTCTCGCAGGGCGGCGGCGAGACGCTGGAGGAACGGGACGCGCGCCGGCGCGCTGAGCGCATCGCGGATGCTGCGTCCCATCCGGACATCGCGGCGATCCTCGCTGCCGTGCCGGGCGCCGAAATCCGCGAGGTGCGCATGCGCGGCGAGAGCGACGAGCCGGACGAGCCCGTGATGCCAGAACCGCCGGCGCTCGCCGACGAGGTGGACCTGCCGGAGCGCTTCGACATGGCCGAGGACGACGAAGCACCGTTCGGTCAGGCCGGCGAGGAAGAGCCCGCCGACGAGATCTTCGACCCCATTGACCCCACCGACGACGAGGACGACGACCGATGA
- a CDS encoding YbaB/EbfC family nucleoid-associated protein, with protein sequence MKDLMGMMKQAKAMQEKMQGLQAEIAEITAEGQSGGGVVTVTLKGQGELVSLSIDPSLLKAEEKDIVEDLVVAAHADAKKKLDTTIAEKTQELTAGLQLPGGMKLPF encoded by the coding sequence ATGAAAGACCTGATGGGCATGATGAAGCAGGCCAAGGCCATGCAGGAGAAGATGCAGGGACTGCAGGCCGAGATCGCCGAGATCACCGCCGAGGGCCAGTCGGGCGGCGGGGTCGTCACCGTCACCTTGAAGGGGCAGGGCGAGCTGGTGTCGCTTTCGATCGATCCCTCGCTCCTCAAGGCCGAGGAGAAGGATATCGTCGAGGATCTCGTCGTCGCTGCCCATGCCGACGCCAAGAAGAAGCTCGACACGACGATCGCCGAGAAGACGCAGGAACTCACTGCCGGCTTGCAGCTTCCCGGCGGCATGAAGCTGCCCTTCTAG
- the recR gene encoding recombination mediator RecR encodes MAKSIAGPEIERLIQLLAKLPGLGPRSARRAALHLVKRREQLLAPLAGAMAEANETVRTCSNCGNVDTRDPCTICADPMRDHSTVIVVEDVSDLWALERAKALNAAYHVLGGVLSPLEGVGPDELTIARLVERVAEGGVKEVVIAVNATVEGQTTAHYLIDQLEGFEVSITRLAHGVPVGGELDYLDEGTLSAAMRSRTKF; translated from the coding sequence ATGGCCAAGTCCATCGCCGGGCCCGAGATCGAGCGCCTGATCCAGCTTCTCGCGAAGCTTCCGGGGCTCGGGCCCCGCTCGGCGCGACGTGCCGCGCTCCATCTCGTCAAGCGTCGCGAGCAACTTCTCGCCCCGCTCGCGGGGGCGATGGCCGAGGCGAACGAGACCGTGCGCACCTGCTCGAACTGCGGCAATGTCGATACGCGCGATCCTTGCACGATCTGCGCGGACCCGATGCGCGACCACTCCACGGTGATCGTCGTGGAGGACGTCTCTGACCTTTGGGCGCTGGAGCGCGCGAAGGCCTTGAACGCTGCCTACCATGTGCTCGGCGGCGTCCTATCGCCGCTGGAGGGTGTCGGGCCGGACGAGTTGACCATCGCGCGGCTCGTGGAGCGAGTGGCGGAGGGCGGCGTCAAGGAAGTGGTGATCGCGGTCAACGCCACCGTCGAGGGCCAGACGACGGCGCATTACCTCATCGACCAGCTCGAAGGCTTCGAGGTCTCCATCACGCGCCTCGCGCACGGCGTTCCGGTGGGCGGCGAACTCGACTATCTCGACGAAGGCACACTCTCGGCGGCCATGCGCTCGCGCACGAAGTTCTGA
- a CDS encoding helix-turn-helix domain-containing protein has translation MQQTKTVVVGNEKEDGTERVARWTEIMSEAGNVSIVPDQAPAFTGSLSTRPIGDLLAMRIASSTFRLTRDELLGADNVFVNLLLRGSLAGTAAGRNFELPVGGISLVRRSSTLDLTIADAEWFGLAVPLELFERKTKWRPHLDALVFAPHSMQAVILRAHLLALTELADPLPTRVSAQCEDTTLTLLANCIDKRTARPRLDEPKELQRHVRRFILDNLSDPDLGWSMIADEFALSRSSLYRTLGAQGDVAAMIRRLRLRAAHRQIVSTNGDRTSIRDIGLAQGFVEERTFRRAFAREFGYSPAALRSRVRAGEHPRDSDVAADLKRWFDRLSR, from the coding sequence TTGCAGCAGACTAAGACGGTCGTGGTCGGGAACGAGAAGGAAGACGGCACCGAACGTGTCGCCCGCTGGACCGAGATCATGAGCGAGGCGGGCAACGTTTCGATCGTGCCCGACCAAGCACCAGCCTTCACCGGCTCGCTTTCCACGCGTCCGATCGGCGATCTGCTCGCGATGCGCATCGCATCTTCAACCTTCAGGTTGACGCGCGACGAACTCCTCGGAGCCGACAACGTCTTCGTCAATCTCCTCCTGCGCGGCAGCCTTGCCGGAACGGCGGCCGGCCGAAATTTCGAGCTCCCCGTTGGCGGGATCTCGCTGGTTCGCCGATCGAGCACGCTGGACCTTACGATCGCCGATGCCGAATGGTTCGGGCTCGCTGTGCCTCTCGAACTCTTCGAGCGGAAAACGAAATGGCGGCCGCACCTCGACGCGCTGGTGTTCGCACCGCACTCGATGCAGGCCGTGATCTTGCGTGCTCATCTTCTCGCCTTGACCGAGCTGGCCGACCCTCTGCCAACGCGTGTCTCGGCTCAGTGCGAGGACACGACCCTGACCTTGCTCGCGAACTGCATCGACAAGCGCACAGCACGCCCGCGGTTGGACGAGCCGAAGGAATTGCAGCGGCATGTGCGGCGCTTCATTCTCGACAACTTGTCCGACCCCGACCTCGGCTGGAGCATGATTGCGGACGAGTTCGCCCTGTCGCGCTCCTCGCTCTATCGCACGCTCGGCGCGCAGGGCGACGTGGCGGCGATGATCCGCAGGCTGAGGCTGCGCGCGGCACACCGCCAGATCGTCTCGACAAACGGCGATCGCACGTCGATCCGCGACATCGGCCTTGCTCAGGGCTTCGTAGAGGAGCGCACGTTCCGGCGCGCCTTTGCGCGCGAATTCGGCTACTCGCCGGCGGCCTTGCGCAGCCGCGTGCGGGCGGGCGAGCATCCGCGCGACAGCGATGTGGCGGCCGACCTCAAGCGATGGTTCGACCGTCTGAGCAGGTAG
- a CDS encoding YdeI/OmpD-associated family protein, whose protein sequence is MSSFSHGTVHKAGDDLQAAIRSDPQALAQWEGLTPLGRNEFICWVEDAKKPATRQRRIGRTLEELAEGKKRPCCWAGCIHRADKLPSRWQQVVLIDGKT, encoded by the coding sequence ATGAGCAGCTTTTCGCACGGGACCGTCCACAAGGCAGGTGATGACCTCCAGGCGGCGATTCGCTCGGACCCGCAGGCCTTGGCGCAATGGGAGGGCCTGACGCCCCTTGGCCGAAACGAGTTCATCTGCTGGGTCGAGGATGCCAAGAAGCCAGCAACGCGCCAACGCCGCATCGGGCGCACGCTCGAGGAACTCGCCGAAGGGAAGAAGCGGCCCTGCTGCTGGGCGGGTTGCATCCACCGCGCGGACAAGCTGCCGAGCCGATGGCAGCAGGTGGTCCTGATCGACGGCAAGACATAA
- a CDS encoding AbgT family transporter has protein sequence MTPDDQTLGGDPENPTRMDRFLGAVERFGNKLPDPFIIFVALALIVIVLSAIAAAFGASVDHPGTGEAMPVRSLLSPEGVLYILDSLIDNFVGFAPLGLVLTIMLGIGLAERVGFLGVLVRRLMLAAPAKLATIITCFVGINMNLASDAAMILLPPLAALVFKEIGRHPVTGFVAGFACAGAGFTANLMISGTDVLLSGISTEAARIIDPEALVTPVANWYFNIVSVFVLTLVGAVITDRIIAPRMKGVQAEGDIETIEEPAEAGRGLRNVGIATLVFLALLVVFVAWPGSVLRNEDGGLVPSPFLSNIVPIIFAFFITVGLTYGISVGVIRSGKDVVAKMTESIVELAPYIVLVFAAAQFIAYFNWSGLGTWLAISGADALVAIEFTGFALLVAYSCLSAILEFFITSGSAKWALESPVFVPLLMQLGYDPGFIQLPYRVADSAFNILAPTNPYIFVALGFLRRYLPKAGLGTLIALMLPYAVSFFLVWQVLLAVFYFLNLPVGPGVYPLPA, from the coding sequence ATGACGCCAGACGACCAGACGCTGGGGGGCGATCCCGAGAACCCCACCCGAATGGATCGCTTCCTCGGCGCCGTCGAGCGGTTTGGCAACAAATTGCCAGACCCCTTCATCATCTTCGTCGCGCTGGCGCTGATCGTCATCGTCCTGTCGGCAATCGCGGCCGCCTTCGGCGCCAGCGTGGATCACCCGGGCACCGGCGAGGCGATGCCGGTGCGCAGCCTCCTGTCGCCCGAAGGCGTCCTCTACATCCTCGATTCCCTCATCGATAATTTCGTCGGCTTCGCTCCGCTCGGCCTCGTCCTGACGATCATGCTTGGCATCGGCCTTGCAGAGCGCGTCGGGTTTCTCGGCGTTCTCGTCCGGCGCCTTATGCTGGCCGCGCCCGCGAAACTCGCCACGATCATCACCTGCTTCGTCGGCATCAACATGAACCTCGCCTCCGACGCGGCGATGATCCTCCTGCCGCCGCTCGCCGCTCTCGTCTTCAAGGAGATCGGCCGCCATCCGGTAACGGGCTTCGTGGCGGGCTTTGCCTGCGCCGGCGCAGGCTTTACCGCCAATCTCATGATCTCCGGCACCGATGTCCTCCTCTCCGGCATCTCCACCGAGGCGGCGCGCATCATAGATCCGGAGGCGTTGGTGACGCCGGTCGCCAACTGGTACTTCAACATCGTCTCGGTCTTCGTGTTGACGCTCGTCGGCGCCGTCATCACGGACCGCATCATCGCACCCCGCATGAAAGGCGTTCAGGCCGAAGGCGACATCGAGACGATCGAGGAGCCGGCTGAGGCCGGGCGCGGCCTGCGCAATGTCGGGATCGCGACGCTGGTCTTCCTCGCACTCCTGGTGGTCTTCGTCGCCTGGCCCGGCTCAGTCTTGCGCAACGAGGATGGCGGGCTCGTTCCCTCGCCCTTCCTGTCCAACATCGTGCCGATCATCTTCGCCTTCTTCATCACGGTCGGTCTCACCTACGGCATCTCGGTCGGCGTCATCCGCTCCGGCAAGGACGTGGTTGCGAAGATGACGGAATCGATCGTGGAACTCGCGCCCTATATCGTGCTCGTCTTCGCGGCGGCCCAGTTCATCGCCTATTTCAACTGGTCGGGCCTTGGGACCTGGCTCGCGATCAGCGGCGCTGACGCGCTGGTGGCGATCGAGTTCACGGGCTTCGCGCTTCTCGTCGCCTATTCGTGCCTGAGCGCGATCCTGGAATTCTTCATCACCTCCGGCTCGGCGAAATGGGCGCTGGAGTCGCCCGTCTTCGTTCCGCTCCTGATGCAACTCGGCTACGATCCGGGCTTCATCCAACTGCCCTACCGCGTGGCCGATTCCGCCTTCAACATCCTGGCGCCGACGAACCCCTATATCTTCGTCGCGCTTGGCTTTCTGCGGCGCTATCTGCCGAAAGCGGGCCTTGGGACGCTGATTGCGCTGATGCTGCCCTACGCGGTGTCGTTCTTCCTCGTCTGGCAGGTTCTGCTGGCGGTGTTCTACTTCCTCAACCTGCCGGTCGGGCCCGGCGTCTATCCACTGCCGGCTTGA